The segment GCTGAACCGGGATAGCGCCGTTCAATGGATCGCCGCGATCGGCTCCAACGCGCAAAAAACCATCATCATCCCGACGCTCGACATGGTCGTCGTCTTCAACGCGTCGCGGCGGTCCAAGAACATGGTTGCGCCGGAGCTGGACCTGCTGGATCGATACATCCTGCCAGCGGCTTTGAAGGATTGATTTCGCAATTCCATCACCGCCGTTCGAGCCGACGTTCAGACGCCCGGAAATGCCCAGACATTGATGGTCGCGGCACCCTCGCGCAGCTTTTTGATCGGCACATAGTCCGGAGAATCCCAGAAGGCGTGGATCGCCTCCATCGAAGGAAACTCGAACATCACGACCGGTCGCGTGTCATGCTCGCCTTCGAGCACGTCCACCTTTGCGCGCGCCGCGACGATCTTGCCGCCAAACGAAGCGATGAAGGGAACGACCGCCTCGCGGTACGTCTCATATCGCGGGGCGTCGGTAATGGTGGCTTGAACAACAAAATAGGCGGACATGGTCGATCCTCGTTTTCATGTGTGCGTGAGGAAAGTGAACGATCGGAGCGTAGTGGTCCGCCGCGCCGCTGTCCACGCAGGCGGACCTCGCCTGCCGAGCCTGTCGAGGGCCGTGGGCGATCAGCAACCCCGGCAGATGCCGGAGATCTTGCGGTCAACGTAAGCATCCTCGGGATCGAGGACATCCTGCGGTCCCATGGCCGGGATGACGGCAGCGTGCGGTTGGCGGTGCCCGACCGGCGCCGTCCAGGGCCGGGTGGTGGTTTCCTGTCCGGGGAGCGATGGATGGAAGGATTGCGCCGAGGCTGCGCCCATCGCCGACACGATCGCGACCACAACCAGCATTTTCAGATTGATCATAGGCATCTCCAAATGGCCCGCAACACATGCGCGGTGTCTGACATTCAGATTTGCGGCGAGGACCTGAAATTCCATGTCGTCGCGCAGCCGTGATGCCGCCGATCAGCCGGTTGGCGTCCACCAGCCGAATATTGTGACGAAGACGCACCCCAGCAGGCACATGGCCTGATGGCCCATCTCCATCCAGTACCGGGCTGGCGCATTGTCTCTCTCAAACACCTGCCCCGTCCAGTCCAGCAGCGACACCAGAAAATCATGGTTGAAAGACCTGATTTTCCGTTCGGCATAGCCGTCCCGCAGCTTTTGGACGCAATCGACGAACAGATAGATCGCGACGATGCGAGCGACGATCTCACAGAGAAAAAACCGCATGCACGCACCCCGTTCATTGCGTCGGAATCGGATGGGCGGGCCGCATGGCTCGTCAATCGGTGAAGTCCGTCTCCGCATTGGCCTAGACTTGGTGTGGCCGGATTTGGACCTGGTTCAATGGCTGCTACGCCCCTGTTGCCGATCCTGGTTTCGCGCCGGTGACGGCCGCACGGCCAGCCGAGCCGCCGCCCCCGCGTGCATTGAACCCGCCCGGCCCCCGCAAACACAAATGGCGCGTATGTCCCGCCGCGACGAAGGAACGCGCGATGAAGGCCCTGAAAGCATCGATCTGTGTTGCGGTCACCGCGCTCGCGCTGAGCCTGTCGCTCGCCGCGCCGTCCCATGCGGAGCAGGACGAGGCAAGCGCCATCACACAGCGGATGAAAGAGCTATATCAGGCCGGCAAGTACGCCGAAGCGCTGCCATTGGCCCAGAAGGCTCTCGCCCTTCGCGAGAAGGAGTTTGGCCCGGATGACGCCAACGTTGCGATGCCGCTGAACGACCTCGGCACGATCCACTACAATCTGGGCCAATACGCCGTTGCCGAGCCGCTGTACAAGCGCTCCCTCGCCATCAGGGACAAGACGCTCGGTCCGGATTCCACGGAAGTGGCTACCGTGCTGAACAATCTGGGCGACCTGTACCGCGCGGAGGAGCGTTACGCCGAGGCGGAGCCGCTGCTTAAGCGCTCGATCGCCATTCGCGAGAAGGCAGTCGGCCCCAACGATCCGTCGATCGTGATGGCGTTGGGCAACCTCGCCGCTGTCTACAGCGGTCAGGGTCGTTACGACGACGCCGTGCCGCTGTACAGGCGCGGGCTGGCCGTCCTCGAAAAGGCCTACGGCCCCGACGATCCCGAAGCCACGATATTGATGAGCAATCTGGCCGACGCCTACATCAATCAGCATCGCTATGCCGATGCCGAGCGGCTGCTCAAGCGCGCGATGGCGGTGACCGAGAAGGCCTACGGACCCGACCATCCCGACGTCGCGCAAGCGCTGAACAATCTGGCCGCCCTCTATGCGCGTCAGGGGCGCCGCGCGGATGCCGAGCGGCTATTCAAGCAGTCGGTGGCGACCTACGAGAAGACGCTCGGCCCCAACCATCCGGATCTCGCAGATATCCTGGATAATCTGGCCGGTCTCTACCGGGAAGAAGGCCGCTACGCCGATGCCCAGCAAGTCATCAAGCGGTCGATGGCCATCCGCGGCAAGACAGGCGCGATCTGAACGGCCGGTCGATAATCATTCGAGGGTGATCGTGGATCGCGTTCGGGGCTTGCCGTGACGATACATGCAAGATTGATTGGAATCGTCGTCGCCCTGTCGTGGCTCGGATTGTCTGTCGCAATGGCGGCCGGCGGCTCGTCGAAGGACATGTGGAGCGGCGCATGGACGCTCGAGATGGACCGCGATCGGCCATGGCTCACCTTTTACGACACGAGCCGCAAGACGGTGTTTCGGTTCGGCTGCGGGACGCATTACGAGCTCGATGCGGTCTATCCGGGCGAAGCACCGAAGCAGGATCACACCGCGGCCACGATCACGATCGGTAACGGCAAAACGCAGATGGAGTTCGCCGGCTTCACCTACTCCGGCCCCGACTCATTCCCGCCGAACACCTCGATGTTCAACCAGGCGGACCTCGGCCATCCCGAGTTCACCGACGACAAATGGGGCGCCCTGGAAGACCGCGTCCTGGATCTTCTCGACGCCGGGAAACCCCTGACCATCTCGGCCGAGGGCAGGAGCTATTTGCTGCCGCCGGTCAAGGCACCGCGCTGGCGGGTGCGCTTCCGGAAGATCTGCTGACGCACCGATCGCGAGCAGGTGGCGGCGCGCGTCTTCCCGAGAGCACTCTTCACATTTTTTTGTCGCATTGATTGCTCGACCATGTCGGCATGGGCTGGTCTCGATCGTCCTTGGGTGGACACGTCGCGGAAGTGATGTAGACAAGCCCCGCATACGGGCTGCGATGTCGCCACCTCGAGCCGTCAAAATCGAACTGGAGCAATGCCCATGAGAATCACCGTCGAAACCAGCGTCGCAGCCCCGATCGACCAGGTCTGGAGTGCCTATACGACGCCTGCCGATATCGTGAAGTGGAACGCCGCGTCCGACGATTGGCATACGACCAAGGCGACGGTCGACCTGCGTGAAGGTGGCGTCTTCTCGTCGCGCATGGAGGCCAAGGACGGCAGCTTCGGTTTTGACTTCGCCGGCACCTACACGACGATCGTCGAGCACAAGCTGATCGAATATTCGTTCGGCGATCGCAAGGCCGAGGTCGAGTTCGTGCCCGGGGCGAAGGGCGTCGTCGTCCGCGTCGTCTTCGACGCCGAAACGACCCACCCGGTCGAGCAGCAGCAAGGCGGCTGGCAGGCGATCCTCGACAATTTCAAGCGATATGTCGAGGTGAAGCAGGCGTCGTAGCCGGTAGGATGGGTAGAGCGAAAGCGAAACCCATCAAACTGGCGAGCCTCGCCGTCTTCGTCTACGATCCGATCGCACCATGTTGCGGAGACGCCGCGATGCAAACCATTGGCCTGATCGGGGGCATGAGCTGGGAGAGCACCGCGCTCTACTACAAGCTCATCAACGAGCGCGTCCGCGATCGCATGGGCAAGCTGCATTCGGCCCCGCTCCTGATGTACTCCTACGATTTTCAGGAGATCAAGGAGATGCAATACGGC is part of the Bradyrhizobium commune genome and harbors:
- a CDS encoding DUF1330 domain-containing protein, which produces MSAYFVVQATITDAPRYETYREAVVPFIASFGGKIVAARAKVDVLEGEHDTRPVVMFEFPSMEAIHAFWDSPDYVPIKKLREGAATINVWAFPGV
- a CDS encoding SRPBCC family protein, with product MRITVETSVAAPIDQVWSAYTTPADIVKWNAASDDWHTTKATVDLREGGVFSSRMEAKDGSFGFDFAGTYTTIVEHKLIEYSFGDRKAEVEFVPGAKGVVVRVVFDAETTHPVEQQQGGWQAILDNFKRYVEVKQAS
- a CDS encoding tetratricopeptide repeat-containing protein; protein product: MKALKASICVAVTALALSLSLAAPSHAEQDEASAITQRMKELYQAGKYAEALPLAQKALALREKEFGPDDANVAMPLNDLGTIHYNLGQYAVAEPLYKRSLAIRDKTLGPDSTEVATVLNNLGDLYRAEERYAEAEPLLKRSIAIREKAVGPNDPSIVMALGNLAAVYSGQGRYDDAVPLYRRGLAVLEKAYGPDDPEATILMSNLADAYINQHRYADAERLLKRAMAVTEKAYGPDHPDVAQALNNLAALYARQGRRADAERLFKQSVATYEKTLGPNHPDLADILDNLAGLYREEGRYADAQQVIKRSMAIRGKTGAI